In a single window of the Bacillus rossius redtenbacheri isolate Brsri chromosome 8, Brsri_v3, whole genome shotgun sequence genome:
- the LOC134535199 gene encoding cytochrome c oxidase subunit NDUFA4 translates to MQGLSLSSLKKHPALIPLYVCVAAGGLGAVFYTIRLAVKSPEVTWNRKTNPEPWQEYANKQHKFYSPVRDYSKVECPAPKYTD, encoded by the exons ATGCAGGGATTAAGCTTGAGCAGCCTTAAAAAGCACCCGGCA CTGATCCCGCTGTACGTGTGCGTGGCGGCCGGCGGGCTGGGGGCGGTGTTCTACACGATCCGGCTGGCCGTCAAGAGCCCGGAGGTGACGTGGAACAGGAAGACCAACCCGGAGCCGTGGCAGGAGTACGCCAACAAGCAGCACAAG TTCTACTCACCAGTGAGGGACTACTCGAAGGTGGAGTGCCCCGCCCCCAAGTACACCGACTAG